A portion of the Microbulbifer agarilyticus genome contains these proteins:
- a CDS encoding 2-dehydro-3-deoxygalactonokinase produces the protein MTEHVNTSPVLIGVDWGSSNFRAFLMDRNGALLQEIISPKGMLTLSQEEFESFLVEQISPWVKDAKLPILMTGMVGSAQGWKDAGYVDCPLALSAMGQTLCAVENRQGLSMAIVPGVRGRSFSGFADVMRGEEVQILGAELLQGSGESKSEVKDGLRLLCLPGTHAKWARVDLCSAAGGVAEPAIMDFATCMTGELFNVLCQHSILGRLIPVDGAGKVASSFSPAAFDRGVSVAAEHPNLLHTLFSARSAVVAGAVADTFQLSADEVHSYLSGLLIGAEMHTVTVEIGRPTHVTLVGGGNLTALYQRALELRDIPSTSIDGDSAVRRGLVAIASNAGWL, from the coding sequence ATGACTGAACACGTAAACACCTCGCCCGTATTGATCGGCGTCGACTGGGGCAGTTCAAACTTTCGCGCGTTTCTGATGGACCGCAACGGCGCCCTGTTACAGGAAATCATCAGCCCAAAGGGCATGCTGACGCTCAGCCAGGAGGAGTTTGAATCATTTTTAGTGGAGCAAATTTCACCTTGGGTCAAAGATGCCAAGCTGCCGATCCTGATGACCGGCATGGTCGGCAGCGCGCAGGGTTGGAAAGATGCCGGATATGTTGATTGCCCTCTTGCGCTGTCGGCGATGGGGCAGACTCTGTGCGCGGTGGAAAACCGCCAGGGGCTTTCGATGGCGATTGTGCCCGGTGTCCGCGGCCGCTCTTTCAGCGGCTTTGCCGATGTAATGCGCGGTGAAGAGGTGCAGATTCTCGGCGCTGAATTACTGCAGGGGAGTGGTGAAAGTAAAAGTGAGGTCAAAGACGGGTTACGCCTGTTGTGCTTGCCGGGCACTCATGCCAAGTGGGCGAGGGTGGATCTATGTTCCGCTGCTGGTGGTGTGGCTGAGCCGGCGATAATGGATTTCGCCACTTGCATGACCGGTGAACTGTTTAACGTGCTGTGCCAGCACAGCATCCTTGGCCGCTTAATTCCTGTAGATGGTGCGGGCAAGGTTGCAAGCTCGTTCAGCCCTGCTGCATTTGATCGCGGCGTCAGTGTGGCCGCAGAGCATCCGAATCTTTTGCACACGCTATTCAGTGCGCGCAGTGCGGTGGTAGCGGGCGCCGTTGCAGATACGTTCCAGTTAAGCGCGGACGAAGTGCATAGCTATTTGTCGGGCCTGTTAATCGGTGCGGAAATGCACACAGTCACCGTAGAAATCGGCCGTCCAACCCATGTGACCCTGGTGGGCGGTGGCAACCTCACCGCCCTGTACCAGCGCGCGCTCGAGTTACGTGACATTCCTTCCACAAGCATCGACGGCGACAGCGCCGTGCGCCGCGGGTTGGTGGCGATTGCCAGCAACGCAGGCTGGCTGTAA